A region of Streptomyces halobius DNA encodes the following proteins:
- a CDS encoding serine/threonine-protein kinase: MTNLGGRADEPTSYGLQPPAPGGHYPPGASTPVPQQAAYEPTQMTAPSGPPGRGHAGPGHAGQQDHPGYDGHDPHSGHSGTLATPTTPAAPQDPGAGRVIGGRYRLISRLGHGGMGTVWTAHDQVVDREVAVKEPRVPEHVPERERHTVHQRMQREARAAARIDHPSVVNVYDVVVEDGRPWIVMELVHGHSLADRLSEGTLDPREAARIGLAVLGALTAAHEAGVLHRDVKPDNVLLGRNDRVVLTDFGIAQVEGEQGLTETGAFIGSPEFIAPERVLGQRPGPESDLWSLGVVLYAAVEGMSPFRRSHTPATLQAILSAEPQAPARGSGALGTLVMRLLSKDPAARPAAAEVRRTLETVAQPPQPAATKPAAAPAAPADGGGSRFVPPILHKNRKAQLGLGAGVLMVTGALVLALANPFTTEPTMPAGWTVREDPELLSASLAVPKDYRREVTEGDDDSDGLTEVTFHDPSGVFTIALWRSEEDSEGPYATSLDGAAKELAEHYTGDNNYEMKAAKPQKPKRSNQQGEEARDLTTTYRDSGDDEDDPRYANRDHVYLNKDKTVWILTVTMPAAGDARKTGDRLFEDVVKNLKIDANQL; this comes from the coding sequence ATGACGAACCTTGGGGGACGGGCGGACGAGCCCACCAGTTACGGGCTCCAGCCGCCGGCACCCGGTGGCCACTACCCGCCCGGCGCGTCGACGCCGGTTCCGCAACAGGCCGCCTACGAGCCGACACAGATGACCGCACCGTCGGGGCCCCCGGGGCGGGGGCACGCGGGGCCGGGGCACGCGGGGCAGCAAGACCACCCGGGATACGACGGGCACGACCCACACTCCGGCCACAGCGGCACCCTCGCCACCCCCACTACCCCTGCCGCCCCGCAGGACCCAGGAGCGGGACGGGTCATCGGCGGCCGCTACCGGCTCATCTCCCGCCTTGGGCACGGCGGTATGGGCACCGTCTGGACAGCGCACGACCAGGTGGTCGACCGGGAGGTCGCGGTCAAGGAACCGCGGGTCCCCGAGCATGTGCCGGAACGCGAGCGGCACACCGTCCACCAGCGCATGCAGCGCGAGGCACGAGCGGCTGCCCGGATAGACCACCCGTCGGTGGTCAACGTGTATGACGTGGTGGTCGAGGACGGCCGCCCGTGGATCGTGATGGAGCTGGTGCACGGACATTCGCTCGCCGACCGGCTCTCCGAGGGCACGCTCGACCCGCGTGAGGCGGCCCGCATCGGCCTGGCCGTGCTCGGGGCGCTGACCGCGGCCCACGAGGCCGGGGTACTGCACCGGGACGTCAAGCCGGACAACGTCCTGCTGGGCCGCAACGACCGGGTGGTCCTCACCGACTTCGGGATCGCGCAGGTCGAGGGCGAGCAGGGACTGACCGAGACCGGCGCGTTCATCGGCTCGCCGGAGTTCATCGCGCCGGAGCGGGTGCTGGGCCAGCGGCCGGGTCCGGAGTCCGATCTGTGGTCGCTGGGCGTCGTGCTGTACGCGGCGGTCGAGGGCATGTCGCCGTTCCGCCGCTCGCACACCCCCGCCACGCTCCAGGCGATCCTGTCGGCCGAACCGCAGGCGCCGGCACGCGGCTCCGGCGCACTGGGCACCCTCGTCATGCGGCTGCTGAGCAAGGACCCGGCGGCGCGCCCGGCGGCGGCCGAGGTGCGCCGGACGCTGGAGACGGTCGCGCAGCCGCCGCAGCCCGCGGCGACCAAGCCGGCCGCTGCTCCCGCCGCCCCCGCTGACGGCGGCGGCAGCCGCTTCGTCCCGCCGATCCTGCACAAGAACCGCAAGGCCCAACTCGGCCTTGGCGCCGGAGTGCTGATGGTGACCGGCGCGCTGGTGCTGGCCCTGGCCAACCCCTTTACGACTGAACCGACGATGCCGGCGGGCTGGACGGTCCGCGAGGACCCGGAGCTGCTGTCGGCGTCCCTGGCGGTGCCGAAGGACTACCGGCGCGAGGTCACGGAAGGGGATGACGACAGCGACGGGCTGACCGAAGTCACCTTCCACGATCCCAGTGGCGTCTTCACCATCGCTCTGTGGCGGTCCGAAGAGGACAGCGAAGGCCCGTATGCGACGTCGCTCGACGGCGCGGCCAAGGAGCTCGCTGAGCACTACACCGGCGACAACAACTACGAGATGAAGGCGGCGAAGCCCCAAAAGCCGAAGCGGTCGAACCAGCAGGGCGAAGAGGCGCGGGACCTGACCACCACCTACCGGGACAGTGGCGACGACGAGGACGATCCCCGTTACGCCAACCGCGACCACGTCTACCTGAACAAGGACAAGACGGTCTGGATCCTGACCGTCACCATGCCCGCCGCCGGCGACGCCCGAAAGACCGGCGACCGGCTCTTCGAAGACGTCGTGAAGAACTTGAAAATCGACGCAAACCAGCTCTGA
- a CDS encoding CGNR zinc finger domain-containing protein — MDSSATTGLTLHSPTGVAYRFDPGALCLELLTTGGPGPYRRYEVLYEPADLVAWADRSRLTPTPALKTTEAEVADTRRLRDALFRVVVAHTRGEPHPPGDLEVINEAAARPALAPAITPTGKRQWAGTPSGTHLTATVARDAVELLTGPFAHRIRTCAAEDCHLVYVDTSRPGRRRWCSMEHCGNRHKVRALRARHSEEG, encoded by the coding sequence ATGGACTCCTCCGCAACCACAGGGCTGACGCTGCACTCCCCTACCGGCGTGGCCTACCGGTTCGACCCCGGGGCGCTGTGCCTGGAACTGCTGACCACCGGCGGCCCCGGCCCCTACCGCCGGTACGAGGTCTTGTACGAGCCCGCCGACCTGGTCGCCTGGGCGGACCGGTCGCGGCTGACGCCGACGCCCGCGCTGAAGACCACCGAAGCCGAGGTGGCCGACACGCGAAGGCTGCGCGACGCACTGTTCCGGGTGGTCGTCGCCCACACGCGCGGCGAGCCGCACCCGCCCGGCGACCTGGAGGTCATCAACGAGGCAGCCGCCCGCCCGGCCCTGGCACCCGCCATCACACCGACGGGGAAGCGCCAGTGGGCCGGAACGCCCAGCGGCACCCACCTGACGGCCACCGTCGCCCGGGACGCCGTCGAGTTGCTGACCGGTCCCTTCGCGCACCGCATCCGTACCTGCGCCGCCGAGGACTGCCACCTCGTCTACGTCGACACCTCACGCCCCGGCCGCCGCCGCTGGTGCTCCATGGAGCACTGCGGTAACCGCCACAAGGTGAGGGCGCTGCGCGCCCGCCACTCCGAGGAAGGGTGA
- a CDS encoding VOC family protein, producing MTLSWKLVIDSTNAPDLADFWAAALEYEVEDPGALVEQLLAAGHIGEEAVVEHRGRKNFRGYAAIRHPEDPFDETSGVGHGRRMLFQDVPEGKVGKNRLHIDVHSEPGGLDELVARLQDLGATRVREVDQGPAGHWWIMRDPEGNEFCAA from the coding sequence ATGACGTTGAGTTGGAAGTTGGTCATCGACAGCACGAACGCGCCCGACCTCGCGGACTTCTGGGCCGCGGCCCTGGAGTACGAGGTGGAAGACCCCGGCGCGCTCGTCGAACAGCTGCTGGCCGCCGGCCACATCGGCGAGGAGGCGGTCGTCGAGCATCGTGGCCGCAAGAACTTCCGTGGCTACGCCGCGATCCGCCACCCCGAGGACCCGTTCGACGAGACCAGCGGCGTCGGCCACGGGCGCCGGATGCTCTTCCAGGACGTGCCCGAGGGCAAGGTGGGCAAGAACCGCCTGCACATCGACGTCCACAGCGAGCCCGGAGGTCTGGACGAGCTGGTGGCCCGACTGCAAGACCTGGGCGCGACCCGCGTCCGCGAGGTGGACCAAGGGCCTGCCGGGCACTGGTGGATCATGCGGGACCCGGAAGGCAACGAGTTCTGCGCCGCGTAG
- a CDS encoding LysR substrate-binding domain-containing protein, with protein sequence MPRRRAGPPAALTSTHTEVAELCRDEARSALPPDSAVRASEPSVALRALSGHPWVMEPAGTASRRWATTVCRPAGFEPDVRFESPDLLVRLRLVEEGQAAALLPGLSWSGGASSVPLLNAHLKAASGPRDAYGCRRRIPSSPARPPCFQPFSACAHAGATGRPGAGRPWTA encoded by the coding sequence GTGCCGCGCCGCCGTGCGGGACCTCCTGCCGCGCTCACCAGCACGCACACGGAAGTCGCGGAGCTGTGCCGTGACGAGGCGCGGTCGGCCCTGCCGCCCGACAGCGCCGTCCGCGCATCCGAGCCGTCGGTCGCGCTCCGTGCGCTGTCCGGCCATCCGTGGGTCATGGAACCGGCGGGTACGGCGTCCCGGCGGTGGGCGACGACCGTGTGCCGCCCGGCCGGATTCGAGCCCGACGTACGGTTCGAGTCGCCCGATCTGCTGGTGCGGCTGCGGCTGGTGGAAGAGGGCCAGGCGGCGGCTCTCCTGCCCGGCTTGTCGTGGAGCGGGGGAGCGTCGAGCGTTCCGCTGCTCAATGCGCACCTGAAGGCGGCGTCCGGACCGAGGGACGCGTACGGCTGCAGACGCCGGATACCTTCCAGTCCGGCCAGGCCGCCCTGCTTCCAGCCTTTCAGCGCGTGCGCGCACGCGGGCGCGACGGGCCGCCCGGGCGCGGGTAGACCTTGGACTGCTTGA
- a CDS encoding Lrp/AsnC family transcriptional regulator: protein MDDVDFQMIRELQADGRLSNQDLADRVRLSPSPCLRRVRRLEESGLISGYTATVDQVAFGLPITVFVRVRLERHTAEAVNVFEEHVGLIEHIQDCYLMAGSSDYLLRVVIESLEAYEVLVRTKIHAIPGIASIESSFAFGSVKQSKVYPRPGGPSRPRARTR from the coding sequence ATGGATGACGTGGATTTCCAGATGATCCGCGAGTTGCAGGCCGACGGGCGGCTGTCCAACCAGGACCTCGCCGACCGGGTCAGGCTGTCCCCCTCGCCCTGTCTCCGCCGGGTACGCCGCCTGGAGGAGTCGGGCCTGATCAGCGGCTACACGGCCACGGTGGACCAGGTCGCCTTCGGCCTGCCGATCACCGTCTTCGTACGGGTCCGTCTGGAACGGCACACCGCCGAGGCCGTCAACGTCTTCGAGGAGCACGTCGGCCTCATCGAGCACATCCAGGACTGTTACCTGATGGCCGGCAGCAGCGACTACCTGCTCAGAGTCGTCATTGAAAGCCTGGAGGCGTACGAGGTCCTCGTACGCACAAAGATCCACGCCATTCCCGGCATCGCGTCGATCGAATCCAGCTTCGCCTTCGGGAGCGTCAAGCAGTCCAAGGTCTACCCGCGCCCGGGCGGCCCGTCGCGCCCGCGTGCGCGCACGCGCTGA
- a CDS encoding DMT family transporter: MTNTAQPSAAGAGSRSPARGGGRGVVSPQAVAFLALLLTVGIWAGFALSARALSASTLLPADAALLRFGVPLVVLAPALWRRRRRLVTVRPGPAAKIICGAGVPFFLAAMYGGSLTSAAFVGAIVPGMVPLFVSALMVAGGRSIPRGTQSAGLVLIVAGVVALVWRYTAALDEDVLLGSGALLVASGLWALYTVGLREVDLDPVGSIGLLCLPSFAVIALLVMAGVLPTGLARAAGGDIALFLVVQGLGVGLCAGLLYAFAIRRLGPERSSVVGSLSPVAVVLLAVPLLHESPTLPVLIGVPLITTGVALANRRPRPKVSPDA; the protein is encoded by the coding sequence GTGACGAACACGGCGCAGCCGTCGGCCGCCGGGGCGGGGAGTCGCTCCCCGGCCCGGGGCGGCGGGCGCGGGGTGGTCTCTCCGCAGGCGGTGGCCTTTCTGGCACTGCTGCTCACCGTCGGCATCTGGGCCGGGTTCGCGCTGAGCGCCCGTGCTCTGAGCGCTTCCACGCTGCTGCCCGCCGACGCGGCCCTGCTGCGCTTCGGTGTTCCTCTCGTGGTGCTGGCGCCCGCTCTGTGGCGGCGCAGGCGCCGGCTGGTCACGGTGCGGCCGGGACCCGCCGCCAAAATCATCTGCGGTGCGGGGGTGCCGTTCTTCCTCGCGGCGATGTACGGCGGTTCGCTGACGTCGGCCGCGTTCGTCGGGGCGATCGTCCCCGGGATGGTCCCGCTGTTCGTCTCCGCCCTCATGGTCGCGGGCGGCAGGAGTATTCCGCGCGGCACACAGTCGGCCGGGCTGGTGCTGATCGTGGCCGGAGTCGTGGCGCTGGTCTGGCGCTACACCGCGGCGCTGGACGAGGACGTCCTGCTCGGTTCGGGCGCGCTGCTCGTCGCCAGTGGGCTGTGGGCCCTTTACACGGTGGGGCTGCGGGAAGTGGACCTCGACCCCGTCGGGTCCATCGGACTGCTGTGCCTGCCCTCCTTCGCCGTGATCGCCCTCCTGGTCATGGCCGGAGTCCTGCCGACCGGTCTCGCCCGGGCGGCCGGCGGTGACATCGCGCTGTTCCTCGTCGTCCAGGGGCTGGGAGTCGGCCTGTGCGCCGGTCTGCTGTACGCGTTCGCCATCCGTCGGCTGGGACCGGAGCGCAGCTCGGTCGTCGGCAGCCTCAGCCCGGTCGCCGTCGTCCTGCTCGCCGTACCCCTGCTGCACGAGTCGCCGACCCTGCCCGTCCTGATCGGCGTCCCTCTCATCACCACCGGCGTCGCGCTCGCCAACCGACGCCCCCGACCCAAGGTTTCCCCCGATGCTTGA
- a CDS encoding amino acid aminotransferase, which produces MLELLPAPPADPLWDLAAEFAADPRPERLNLVLGVYRDHTGATPVMSAVREAEIRLAERSVSKEYRGLSGNTAFNRAMLSMVLGTEALTGRATAVQTVAGTGALRLLADLVRRTRPGTTVWISDPAYVNHRPILEAAGLQVRTYGRLDSAGLPDTAGLLDDLSAARRNDVVLLQGCCHNPTGVDPSFETWEELAALAAANGWVPFVDLAYHGLGDGLDADLRATRMLADRLPEVLIAVSCSKNFGLYSDRTGCAIVLGSSRQTLRHVETALQNAARTLYSMPPEHGAAVVTTILEDEGLRAAWRAELDVMRHRITANRADLVVHLGALGCGEQAASLAGQKGMFSMLPLTPDQMRRMRRRFAVYGTDSGRINIAGIAAHRIPLLAQGIATVLETARVAPSA; this is translated from the coding sequence ATGCTTGAGCTCCTTCCCGCCCCGCCCGCCGACCCGCTGTGGGACTTGGCGGCCGAGTTCGCCGCCGACCCGCGCCCCGAGCGGCTGAACCTCGTCCTCGGCGTCTACCGTGACCACACCGGGGCCACCCCTGTCATGTCAGCGGTCCGGGAGGCCGAGATACGCCTGGCGGAACGCTCCGTCTCCAAGGAGTACCGAGGGCTCTCGGGGAACACCGCCTTCAACCGGGCCATGCTGTCCATGGTGCTGGGCACCGAGGCCCTGACCGGACGGGCGACGGCCGTGCAGACCGTGGCGGGCACCGGAGCCCTGCGCCTGCTGGCCGATCTCGTGCGCCGGACCCGCCCGGGCACCACGGTGTGGATCAGCGACCCCGCCTATGTCAATCACCGGCCGATCCTGGAGGCCGCGGGTCTCCAGGTCCGGACGTACGGCCGGCTCGACTCCGCGGGGCTCCCGGACACCGCGGGCCTGCTCGACGACCTGAGTGCCGCACGACGCAACGACGTCGTCCTTCTCCAGGGCTGCTGCCACAACCCCACGGGAGTCGATCCGTCCTTCGAGACGTGGGAGGAGCTGGCCGCACTCGCCGCGGCGAACGGCTGGGTTCCCTTCGTCGACCTGGCCTACCACGGGCTCGGCGACGGCCTCGACGCCGACCTGCGGGCCACCCGGATGCTGGCCGACCGGCTCCCCGAGGTGCTGATCGCCGTCAGCTGTTCCAAGAACTTCGGCCTCTACAGCGACCGCACCGGGTGCGCGATCGTCCTCGGATCGTCGCGGCAGACGCTGCGGCACGTCGAAACGGCACTGCAGAACGCCGCGCGGACGCTGTACTCGATGCCGCCCGAGCACGGCGCCGCCGTCGTCACCACCATCCTGGAGGACGAGGGGCTGCGGGCCGCATGGCGGGCTGAACTCGATGTCATGCGCCACCGGATCACGGCCAACCGGGCGGACCTGGTCGTCCATCTCGGCGCGCTCGGCTGCGGCGAGCAGGCGGCGTCGCTCGCAGGGCAGAAAGGCATGTTCTCGATGCTGCCGCTCACGCCGGACCAGATGCGCCGGATGCGCAGACGGTTCGCCGTCTACGGCACGGACTCGGGGCGCATCAACATCGCGGGCATCGCGGCGCACCGGATCCCACTCCTGGCACAGGGCATCGCCACCGTCCTCGAAACGGCTCGCGTCGCCCCGTCCGCCTGA
- a CDS encoding GNAT family N-acetyltransferase, whose protein sequence is MDTFLETDRLILRAFTTADTDHLLALDNDPEVVRFINGGRPTSRDVIQERSLPRLVHDYPCLGTRGYWAAQEKSTGAFLGWFEFRPLDEHSPAVVELGYRLHQAAWGRGYATEGSRALIHKGFTELGIERVTASTMAVNIRSRRVMEKSGLSLVRSFTGDWPQAIDGSEQGEVEYALTRDAWQRLRQAATAQLGAGAAGALEWRVAL, encoded by the coding sequence ATGGACACCTTCCTGGAGACCGACCGGCTCATCCTGCGCGCGTTCACGACGGCCGACACCGACCACCTGCTCGCGCTGGACAACGACCCCGAGGTCGTGCGCTTCATCAACGGCGGGCGCCCCACAAGCCGTGACGTGATCCAAGAGCGGAGCCTGCCGCGCCTCGTGCACGACTACCCGTGCCTGGGGACCCGCGGCTACTGGGCCGCGCAGGAGAAGTCCACCGGCGCCTTCCTGGGCTGGTTCGAGTTCCGGCCGCTGGACGAGCACAGCCCTGCCGTGGTCGAACTCGGCTACCGCCTGCACCAGGCGGCATGGGGGCGCGGCTATGCCACCGAGGGGTCCCGAGCCCTGATCCACAAGGGGTTCACGGAACTCGGGATCGAGCGGGTCACGGCGAGCACCATGGCCGTCAACATCCGGTCCCGCCGCGTCATGGAGAAGTCGGGCCTGTCGCTCGTCCGGAGCTTCACCGGGGACTGGCCGCAGGCGATCGACGGCTCCGAGCAGGGCGAAGTTGAGTACGCACTCACCCGTGACGCGTGGCAACGGCTTCGCCAGGCGGCAACCGCTCAGTTGGGCGCCGGAGCCGCCGGAGCGCTGGAGTGGAGGGTGGCGTTGTAG
- a CDS encoding TIM barrel protein produces the protein MTTTPRLACTVRPWAQFPLERALRGIRTAGYDAVALPVHGVTEVITPDTPADRAEQIGAVIRDHGLELLVLSHAADLDRDDDATPAALHRQIDHCARLGVPTLVDMGCPEPAHGDRYLRLMAAAAPYAAAHRVTIAVKPHGGLTRTAADTLSVVERVGHDAFRACWDAGNLVHYGGEPPARGLAELAPYIAAVGVRDHPARGARRATTTGGMPPAITPGDGIVDFTELYRTLRAHGFTGPSAVESVTRLGTVEELDSEADRARRNLMDAMAGRTPDRPEPHPTIPARQSCSLVSRTAAEDPIGTARPFDRYLMLELPLPWPPGMGTPVWETDRVPAPLRTALRTATRRTEERGLTMKTFAAAPDPEYSVPGLMRIIRFDRTPGIAAPLTRVEHHLPAERAPALIDALFPEEPTEDAAQEPTALTPFTPYRDTTAHRDLVVCTHASVDACCGTRGYPFYKELREAHGSTGKVRVWRISSFGGHRFAPTLVDLPEARYWGNLTPGRMAQLVDRTGHPADLMDLYRGWACLRHPGEQVLERELFRTYGWDWPAHHLTLHPTTDTHYALTAHDPRTGATHHHTAGLRPLGPQPVLIGCDRTAGEVQRYNATLHSSAPAAPAPN, from the coding sequence ATGACGACCACGCCCCGCCTCGCCTGCACCGTCCGCCCCTGGGCACAGTTCCCGTTGGAGCGTGCGCTGCGCGGCATCCGTACGGCCGGGTACGATGCGGTCGCCCTGCCGGTGCACGGGGTCACCGAGGTGATCACCCCCGACACCCCGGCCGACCGGGCCGAGCAGATCGGCGCCGTCATCCGCGACCACGGTCTCGAACTCCTCGTCCTCAGCCACGCCGCCGACCTCGATCGGGACGACGACGCGACGCCGGCCGCACTGCACCGTCAGATAGACCACTGCGCGCGCCTGGGGGTGCCGACCCTGGTCGACATGGGCTGCCCCGAGCCCGCCCACGGCGACCGCTACCTCCGGCTCATGGCGGCGGCCGCCCCGTACGCCGCCGCCCACCGGGTGACCATCGCCGTCAAGCCGCACGGCGGCCTGACCCGTACCGCCGCCGACACCCTCTCCGTCGTCGAGCGGGTCGGCCACGACGCCTTCCGTGCCTGCTGGGACGCGGGCAACCTGGTGCACTACGGCGGCGAGCCGCCCGCCCGGGGGCTGGCCGAACTCGCCCCGTACATCGCGGCGGTCGGCGTACGCGACCACCCGGCCCGTGGCGCGCGGCGGGCGACTACCACCGGGGGGATGCCGCCCGCCATCACCCCCGGCGACGGCATCGTCGACTTCACCGAGCTCTACCGGACCCTGCGCGCCCACGGCTTCACCGGGCCCAGCGCGGTGGAGAGCGTCACCAGGCTCGGCACCGTCGAGGAACTGGACTCCGAGGCGGACCGCGCCCGCCGCAACCTGATGGACGCGATGGCCGGGCGCACCCCGGACCGCCCGGAACCGCACCCCACGATCCCGGCCCGGCAGTCCTGCTCCCTGGTCTCCCGCACCGCGGCCGAGGACCCCATCGGCACCGCCCGCCCCTTCGACCGGTACCTCATGCTCGAACTCCCCCTGCCCTGGCCGCCCGGCATGGGCACCCCGGTATGGGAGACCGACCGGGTCCCCGCACCGCTGCGCACCGCCCTGCGCACCGCCACGCGCCGCACCGAGGAACGCGGCCTGACGATGAAGACCTTCGCCGCGGCCCCCGACCCGGAGTACTCCGTCCCCGGTCTGATGCGCATCATCCGCTTCGACCGCACTCCCGGGATCGCCGCCCCCCTCACCCGCGTCGAACACCACCTCCCCGCCGAGCGGGCCCCGGCCCTGATCGATGCCCTCTTCCCCGAAGAACCCACCGAGGACGCCGCTCAAGAACCCACCGCACTGACCCCCTTCACCCCCTACCGCGACACCACCGCCCACCGCGACCTCGTCGTCTGCACCCATGCCTCGGTCGACGCCTGCTGCGGCACCCGCGGCTACCCCTTCTACAAGGAGCTCCGGGAAGCCCACGGCAGTACGGGGAAGGTACGCGTCTGGCGCATCAGCAGCTTCGGCGGCCACCGCTTCGCCCCCACCCTGGTCGACCTGCCCGAAGCCCGCTACTGGGGCAACCTCACCCCGGGCCGCATGGCCCAACTGGTCGACCGCACCGGCCATCCGGCGGACCTGATGGACCTCTACCGGGGCTGGGCCTGCCTGCGCCACCCCGGCGAGCAGGTCCTCGAACGCGAGCTCTTCCGCACCTACGGCTGGGACTGGCCCGCCCACCACCTCACTCTGCACCCCACCACCGACACCCACTACGCCCTCACGGCCCACGACCCCCGCACCGGCGCCACCCACCACCACACCGCCGGCCTCCGCCCCTTGGGCCCGCAACCGGTCCTGATCGGCTGCGACCGCACCGCCGGCGAGGTCCAGCGCTACAACGCCACCCTCCACTCCAGCGCTCCGGCGGCTCCGGCGCCCAACTGA
- a CDS encoding ABC transporter ATP-binding protein produces MLELDGLGFAHEAHEAHGAHEAHGAHGAPEAGRWLFRGVSHRLAPGEVLTVLGPNGRGKTTLLRCLVGLAEPTEGRVRAREAIGFVPQSHRTTFAYTALDMVLMGRVRRLRPLATPGRRDYELALAALERVGLAPLADREYPTLSGGERQLVLIARAIAAEAPVLVLDEPASALDLRNQGRVLHLLRGLADEGRAIVLTTHHPDHALEIADTALLMYGGADVRTGPADALLTDTAVSALYGVRAHTLSLDAAQGGPPRRTIVTRYDQEPFP; encoded by the coding sequence ATGCTTGAGCTCGACGGGCTCGGCTTCGCCCATGAAGCCCATGAAGCCCATGGAGCCCATGAAGCCCATGGAGCCCATGGAGCCCCTGAAGCAGGTCGCTGGCTCTTCCGCGGCGTCTCGCACCGGCTCGCCCCCGGCGAGGTTCTCACCGTCCTCGGCCCGAACGGCCGCGGCAAGACGACCCTGCTGCGCTGTCTCGTCGGGCTGGCCGAGCCCACCGAGGGGCGGGTACGGGCCCGTGAGGCGATCGGCTTCGTCCCGCAGAGCCACCGGACCACCTTCGCCTACACGGCGCTGGACATGGTGCTGATGGGCCGCGTACGGCGGCTGCGGCCGCTGGCCACACCCGGCCGCCGGGACTACGAGCTGGCACTGGCCGCCCTGGAGCGGGTCGGGCTCGCCCCGCTGGCCGACCGCGAGTACCCCACGCTCAGCGGCGGAGAGCGCCAACTCGTGCTGATCGCCCGGGCGATCGCCGCCGAAGCCCCCGTACTCGTCCTCGACGAGCCCGCCTCCGCGCTGGATCTGCGCAACCAGGGCCGGGTGCTGCACCTGCTGCGCGGCCTCGCCGACGAGGGCCGCGCCATCGTGCTGACGACCCATCACCCCGACCACGCCCTGGAGATCGCCGACACCGCACTGCTGATGTACGGCGGCGCCGACGTCCGGACCGGCCCGGCCGACGCCCTGCTCACCGACACCGCCGTCTCCGCTCTCTACGGCGTCCGCGCCCACACCCTCTCCCTCGACGCCGCCCAGGGCGGTCCACCCCGCCGCACCATCGTCACCCGCTACGACCAGGAGCCGTTCCCATGA